The nucleotide sequence TGGAGTTGTCAGAGGACTCTTTGCTCGACTGCTTCCCCAATCTGTATTTCTGCAGGATGGGCCAAGAAACTGATGATGAAGTCAtgtttttgtatatatatacattggAATAGTCATTGCCTTGCAGTTCTTTTCACTGATTTCAAATGGGTCATAATTAACTTTTTCATTGTTGAAAGGCAAATAATAaacttgcaatcatagcatccAACAGCCATGTATGGGGGATTAAGAATTAAAGGATTGAAATACAGCACAAGCCTCGACTTTTTATGAAATATACCCAATTGTGCTTGGAAAGAATTTTCGGTTTTGCCTTTGCAATCTATTAGCCGGGATTAGTCTTTTAACTAACAGGTCAAAGTAAATGTTTCTCGCGATTTGAAATGAGTTATATTTTTAGGTTCAATTTGTTTTCCAGTAGGCAACGACATTCATTGTAGATATACATAAGATTTGAGCCATCAAAATGACATACAAATAAACAGACTACATacttgttcttaatgtgctTGGTTGAGAAACAGACCTGAAGATGACTCTTCAAATGATAAAGAGTGAGACCTTTAACACCCATGGTTTTCATAATGGCTTTTGGTGTTGCTTCTGCAAAAGAAGCCCCAGTTATAATGACCAGATTTAGAAATAACAATCAAGTGAAGAGAAAAGCATCTAACTTCAAATTATTTTCACCTAAAATGTGTAGGGAAATGGGGTATTTACTAATGCAATTTCAGGTCAGTTAAAATGTTAAAATATGTTGATCAATGTATATCAACCAAAATATTAAACTGCTCAGATCAGCAGTAGATAATATGCAATACATTCAATATTTTTGAATCAACAAATGCATAATCTAAGAGAATAATCTGAGTTCATTTGCCATGCTAAAAATAAGACACAGCAAACACACATACACATAcgcacaagaaaagaaaatcaataaataaatatcaACAACAATGTATACAACATCATGGCATGTATCAtataaaacatcatcttaatgaGGCCAAAAACCTAATAAGTCGTGCAGGACCAATTGGGATGGCCTAAAATGCATGGCAAGGTTTACTATACTgggcataccataccgtaccaataTTTAACTGGTACGTCGTACctgtaccgtaccgatactCAGTACACCGAGCTGTACCATATCGTACCACAACTGTAATAGAATGGTACCGTATGAGGTCCAGTACCGAGATAACGAACCTTAATGCATGGAAGGACCAAGCGAAAGGTTTGAATTAGGGACAAGTCTAATTGATTGCTTGCTGCCCCAAACCTATAAATGGCCCAGCAATGACAAATTTTTGAGATTAAGGCAAATAAAAGGTCAAATAAACCTGCTTTATGGTTTTGGTGTTAGGGAAAGAGTGGACGAAAAGAGTTTAAAAGGGTTCTATGGTAAACAAGAGATTCTATGGTCGATGTATAATTGAAAACCAAATAGCCATGTATTTTTTTGGGTAGAAACGGCTACTCATATATCGAACGTGAGTACACCCAACCAGATCACTAGAAAGTAACATAGACAAAGGAGAAGCGTCTGAGTCAGACATCCATAAAAAATTCCTGGAATGCCGGGCAacaaaagaggcgacccagtccgcTATCCTGTTCgcctctctaaatacatgcGCTGCCTGAAAGTCGCCCATCATCTGAGCCATCCTACGAGACTCCCGGATGAGGGGGTGTCCATCATCATACCTGTCCGCCCCCCGGATCCAGTCGATCACTATAGATGAGTCCCCCTCGAGGAACACCCACTCGACACCCAATACTCGCCTGGCATAGAATAAACCCTCCAGGCTGCCCGCAACTCTGCCCCAACAGCAGTAACCCCTGGCGTGCGCCGCCCTCCTGCAGCTAACATCCGACCGAGatggtccctgatcacaaaaCCAGCCCCACCAATCACACCGTCCACTAACCTACTGCCGTCAAAGTTAACTTTGAGATAACCAAGGGGTGGaggtacccaagaaacaagaGCAAACCGGAACGCTAAAGCAGCATGAagagtaccccagatgtccctagccatcCCAGAAGAAACCACAGCGGTAGCCTCAATGACCTCCCTCGCATGTCGCGACGCTCTATCCACTACCATCCTCAGGGATGACCACCTCCCCTCAAACAAGCCAGCGTTCCTATCCAACCAAATGTGGTAGGACAGGTACGCTATAAGAATCCCCGCCTCAGCAGATCTCGGGCTCCGCATAGGCCACCTCAGTACATGAGTGAGGTCCTGTGCAGTCACCACCGAGGCAGGTAGTAGGACAGGTGACCT is from Phoenix dactylifera cultivar Barhee BC4 unplaced genomic scaffold, palm_55x_up_171113_PBpolish2nd_filt_p 002466F, whole genome shotgun sequence and encodes:
- the LOC120109600 gene encoding uncharacterized protein LOC120109600 — translated: MRVSQCCEACADIEETTEHVLLQCPRAREIWRRSPVLLPASVVTAQDLTHVLRWPMRSPRSAEAGILIAYLSYHIWLDRNAGLFEGRWSSLRMVVDRASRHAREVIEATAVVSSGMARDIWGTLHAALAFRFALVSWVPPPLGYLKVNFDGSRLVDGVIGGAGFVIRDHLGRMLAAGGRRTPGVTAVGAELRAAWRVYSMPGEYWVSSGCSSRGTHL